A single Marinitoga aeolica DNA region contains:
- a CDS encoding carboxypeptidase-like regulatory domain-containing protein translates to MGKKLFILILILISSFFLFSCERLQPVKEGTLKFIVKDKISEEPISGAQIKITQNGALKVSAFTDENGEYNFTLAEGEYNYEVTKLNYFPTNGNVKVYPNESRTVEVLLEPTENNPPTFIGYISPIDNQIVKTQKVDFEWNANDVENDTIYYNIYLKYVGNSFIKLNDVPLTDNTYTYEPPIKGQYQWKIELWDEPNIEHKIMVLEAPTFDYEPTSDSTINHKPTIVLKEPINGVTLENSEVIFTWEASDTDKDPLTFDLFLGKSHNSFTNIVSNYNKNTYSYSLESTGLYYWQVLVSDGKETTESNISSFTYNPPPNSPPVISLISPLDNATFDTNDIEFRWIATDTDNSTLNYKLLIGKTITNMSEVLSMDNMQNKEIKYSYKLSESGEFYWQVHVSDKINPPVKSEIRKFSISSQNKPPVISDFHKPDIPTVVGTTVSFEWNAYDPEGTPLNFDFYISDVKSDVENLIKNKYTKYNLKNKYLENIELDYSSTYYWRIVAKDDMYVIPGPVWSFEFVKKEEGELPDLYFNPIEIHTSINTQSSFTLKTSFTDNIYGFDIRFGYNPEFINIDTQDCVINNIFNDNNKFLPIKKIIEYPDHNEFIFTIISLNGNFELPENIITINFTPINNGETIIKFEKSTYIYGPNEPEIIFTIGGPITVTVSE, encoded by the coding sequence ATGGGAAAAAAGTTATTTATTTTGATTTTAATTCTAATTTCTTCATTTTTTCTATTTTCATGCGAAAGGCTACAACCTGTTAAGGAAGGAACCCTAAAATTTATAGTAAAAGATAAAATTTCAGAAGAACCTATTTCTGGAGCTCAAATCAAAATAACTCAAAATGGTGCTTTAAAAGTTTCAGCTTTTACAGATGAAAACGGAGAATATAATTTCACTTTAGCAGAAGGAGAATATAATTATGAAGTCACAAAATTAAATTATTTTCCCACAAACGGTAATGTCAAAGTATATCCTAATGAAAGTAGAACAGTAGAGGTGTTATTAGAACCAACCGAAAATAATCCTCCTACCTTTATAGGATATATATCACCTATTGATAATCAGATCGTTAAAACACAAAAAGTTGACTTCGAATGGAATGCAAATGATGTTGAAAATGATACTATCTATTATAATATTTATCTCAAGTATGTAGGTAACAGTTTTATTAAATTAAACGATGTTCCACTAACAGATAATACATATACATATGAACCTCCAATAAAAGGACAATATCAATGGAAAATCGAACTCTGGGATGAACCAAATATCGAACATAAAATAATGGTATTAGAAGCTCCAACATTTGATTATGAACCAACTTCAGATTCTACAATAAACCATAAGCCAACTATCGTACTAAAAGAACCTATTAATGGAGTAACTTTAGAAAACTCTGAAGTAATATTTACCTGGGAAGCATCTGATACCGATAAAGATCCCCTTACTTTTGATTTATTCCTTGGAAAGTCTCATAATAGTTTTACAAATATAGTATCTAATTATAATAAAAATACATATTCCTATTCACTTGAATCAACAGGCTTATATTACTGGCAAGTTCTAGTTTCAGATGGTAAAGAAACAACAGAATCTAATATTAGTTCATTTACATATAATCCGCCACCAAATTCTCCTCCAGTAATTTCATTAATTTCGCCTTTAGATAATGCAACTTTTGATACAAATGACATTGAATTTAGATGGATAGCAACAGATACCGATAATTCTACACTCAATTATAAATTATTAATTGGAAAAACTATAACAAATATGAGTGAAGTTTTATCTATGGATAATATGCAAAATAAAGAAATAAAATATTCTTATAAACTTTCAGAGTCAGGAGAATTTTACTGGCAAGTTCACGTTTCAGATAAAATAAATCCTCCAGTAAAAAGTGAGATTCGAAAATTCTCTATTTCTTCTCAAAACAAACCACCTGTCATAAGTGATTTTCATAAACCAGATATTCCTACTGTTGTTGGAACTACTGTATCTTTTGAATGGAACGCATATGATCCTGAAGGAACTCCTTTAAACTTCGATTTCTATATTTCAGATGTTAAATCAGATGTGGAGAATCTTATTAAAAATAAATATACCAAATATAATTTAAAGAACAAATATCTGGAAAACATTGAACTAGATTATTCATCCACATATTACTGGAGAATAGTTGCAAAAGATGATATGTATGTAATTCCAGGACCAGTATGGAGTTTTGAATTTGTAAAAAAAGAAGAAGGGGAATTACCAGACCTTTACTTTAACCCTATAGAAATACATACATCAATCAATACACAATCTTCTTTTACATTAAAAACATCATTTACTGACAATATTTATGGATTTGATATAAGATTCGGATATAATCCTGAATTTATAAATATAGACACACAAGATTGTGTAATAAATAATATTTTTAATGATAATAATAAATTCCTTCCTATTAAGAAGATAATTGAATATCCTGATCATAATGAGTTCATTTTCACTATAATTTCTTTAAATGGTAATTTCGAATTACCTGAAAATATTATTACAATCAACTTTACACCAATAAATAACGGAGAAACAATTATAAAATTTGAAAAATCAACATATATATACGGTCCTAATGAACCAGAAATAATATTCACAATCGGTGGCCCAATAACAGTCACCGTATCAGAGTAA
- a CDS encoding TIGR00153 family protein, with protein sequence MGLFFGKKEKNIIELFNKHLDAVDNTIEELVELIRNLDKDFQKVKELAEQVRNAETEADHIRRQAESEMYSGAFLPNFRGDLLGTIEAMDRIANKAETVADEIELQSMEVPEEILEDLEELILKSQVTYKAVKEAAKEMFEDFEKANEMILKTENYEHETDIIERSTIRKIFSLDISLAEKIQLKKLVHRIADISDTSEDVSDRIQIIIYKRKV encoded by the coding sequence ATGGGATTATTTTTTGGTAAGAAAGAAAAAAATATAATAGAATTGTTCAATAAACATCTTGACGCTGTTGATAATACAATTGAAGAGCTTGTTGAACTTATAAGAAATTTAGATAAAGATTTTCAAAAAGTTAAAGAATTAGCTGAACAAGTTAGAAATGCTGAAACAGAAGCAGATCATATAAGAAGACAAGCGGAATCAGAAATGTATTCAGGAGCATTTTTGCCAAACTTTAGAGGAGATTTACTTGGAACTATAGAAGCTATGGATAGAATTGCAAATAAAGCAGAAACAGTTGCAGATGAAATAGAATTGCAATCTATGGAAGTTCCTGAGGAAATATTAGAAGATTTAGAAGAGTTAATTCTAAAGTCACAGGTGACTTATAAAGCTGTTAAAGAAGCAGCTAAAGAAATGTTTGAAGATTTTGAAAAAGCAAATGAAATGATATTAAAAACAGAAAATTATGAACATGAAACAGATATTATTGAGAGAAGTACAATAAGGAAAATATTTTCATTAGACATATCTTTAGCCGAAAAGATTCAATTAAAAAAATTGGTTCATAGAATAGCCGATATCTCAGATACATCAGAAGATGTTTCTGATAGAATTCAAATTATTATATATAAAAGAAAAGTTTAA
- a CDS encoding TetR/AcrR family transcriptional regulator, protein MARRPNPTLRAKRKENLMDSIIKIITEESIAEATTRHISEMSNLTIASLHYYFGSKDGALVATGESILEDWINEIFKKRTLTAEEKIRRIYTPPKYMIAFSQILTYPYRQKEVSRKARLLDMNFTNTIKEFLKMHEIGLDRIEDNSELIKTFLIGLSFKIIVNPDVLDAELTNLKNFFNKKEELPDIKGFK, encoded by the coding sequence ATGGCAAGAAGGCCAAATCCAACATTAAGAGCAAAAAGAAAAGAAAATTTAATGGATTCTATAATAAAAATTATAACTGAAGAGTCAATAGCAGAAGCAACTACAAGACATATCTCAGAAATGTCAAATTTAACAATAGCATCGTTACATTATTATTTTGGTTCAAAAGATGGGGCTCTTGTAGCAACAGGAGAAAGTATTTTGGAAGATTGGATAAATGAAATTTTTAAAAAACGAACATTAACTGCAGAAGAAAAAATAAGGAGAATTTATACTCCTCCAAAATATATGATCGCTTTTTCTCAAATATTAACATACCCTTATAGGCAAAAGGAAGTTTCCAGAAAAGCCAGGCTTTTAGATATGAATTTTACTAATACTATAAAAGAATTTTTGAAAATGCATGAAATTGGGTTGGACAGAATAGAAGATAATTCTGAATTAATAAAAACTTTTTTGATTGGATTGAGTTTTAAAATAATTGTTAATCCAGATGTATTAGATGCGGAGCTCACAAATCTTAAAAACTTTTTTAATAAAAAAGAAGAACTACCAGATATTAAAGGATTTAAATGA
- a CDS encoding ABC transporter substrate-binding protein: MKKLLLVTLLLFVMVFSFGEKIKVEFWHAMGGGHGKALEELVAAFNRENPYVEVVPVYVGNYGALSRKLLSTVVAYNEGTRDNLPVIAQAYSNWTSKYLQSEGIVEPLNKFIYGDSEFKEVWENQIYKVFKDMCTWGDTIYSIPFNKSVYTNYYNVDLFDLYGVEPPKTLDELYDVAKQLTEDIDGDGQIDQYGLGFRTTVDDFQTFLYAMNGRVLDYAGNGKWKIVLNKETTIKALNFMHKLKADEVAFVQGGYLNDPFGNGQIAMYMGTIAGKPYVEKSIKGKYEWTWAPLPSVDGVPHSPIAGTDLIMFAWADKAQKQAAWMFMKFLLDKVNQAYWAVNTGYVPVRKDVVETSQWKSYIANDEKPTIALNSLKTAVPDPKPAAWYDIRNALGTITSDFLYDKITAEDAYNRMIEEIKNLLVENEELAE, from the coding sequence GTGAAGAAACTACTTTTAGTAACATTATTGTTGTTTGTTATGGTTTTTTCTTTTGGTGAAAAAATTAAAGTAGAATTTTGGCATGCCATGGGTGGGGGACATGGAAAAGCATTGGAAGAGTTAGTGGCAGCATTCAATAGAGAAAATCCTTATGTTGAAGTTGTTCCAGTTTATGTAGGTAATTATGGTGCATTGTCAAGAAAATTATTGAGTACTGTTGTTGCATATAATGAAGGTACAAGAGATAATTTGCCAGTTATAGCACAAGCATACTCAAACTGGACATCAAAATATCTTCAAAGTGAAGGTATAGTAGAGCCATTAAACAAATTTATTTATGGAGATTCTGAATTTAAAGAAGTATGGGAAAATCAAATATACAAAGTATTTAAAGATATGTGTACATGGGGAGATACAATTTATTCCATTCCATTTAATAAAAGTGTATATACCAATTATTATAACGTAGATTTATTTGATTTATATGGTGTGGAACCTCCAAAGACATTGGATGAATTATATGATGTTGCAAAACAATTGACGGAAGATATTGATGGAGATGGGCAAATTGATCAGTATGGTTTAGGTTTTAGAACAACAGTTGATGATTTCCAGACATTTTTATATGCAATGAATGGAAGAGTATTAGACTATGCAGGAAATGGAAAATGGAAAATAGTTTTAAATAAAGAAACTACAATAAAAGCATTAAATTTTATGCATAAATTAAAAGCAGATGAAGTAGCTTTTGTTCAAGGTGGATACTTAAATGATCCATTTGGTAATGGGCAAATTGCGATGTATATGGGGACAATTGCAGGAAAACCATATGTAGAAAAATCAATAAAAGGTAAATATGAATGGACATGGGCACCATTACCATCAGTAGATGGAGTACCACATTCTCCAATAGCCGGAACAGATTTAATAATGTTTGCATGGGCAGATAAAGCACAAAAGCAAGCAGCATGGATGTTCATGAAATTCTTATTAGATAAAGTAAATCAAGCATATTGGGCAGTAAATACAGGCTATGTTCCAGTTAGAAAAGATGTAGTAGAAACTTCACAATGGAAATCATATATTGCAAATGATGAAAAACCAACAATAGCATTGAATTCATTAAAAACAGCAGTTCCAGATCCAAAACCAGCAGCATGGTATGATATTAGAAACGCTTTGGGGACAATTACAAGTGATTTCTTATATGACAAAATTACTGCTGAAGATGCATATAACAGAATGATTGAAGAAATAAAGAATTTATTAGTTGAAAACGAGGAATTAGCTGAATAA
- a CDS encoding glucose-6-phosphate isomerase (catalyzes the formation of D-fructose 6-phosphate from D-glucose 6-phosphate), giving the protein MKGIKFDFTNMFYPNIEKGIKYEEINEYKDKIEKIVSEILEEEPGFLKLPKNTKYLDKILDIQEWVQSFESFVVLGIGGSALGNIALQTTLNPLNYNYRNDRKTPKIFIVDNVDPDFVASVLDQIDPHTTLFNVISKSGTTAEAMSNYLIARGILESYGLDPKKHIVFTTDPENGILRKIAQEEGIETLEIPPEVGGRFSVLTPVGLLSALAGGIDIIDLLNGAKTMLEKVSNKNIYENPAALNALLHFLYYKKGYNISVMMPYSNKLLLLADWYRQLWAESLGKKYDINGEVVNVGQTPVKALGATDQHSQVQLYNEGPDDKIITFIKLEKFERDIKIPKIHEEYSALSYLGGKTLSELLNTELFGTEYALTEHGKPNMKVIFPEINAFNVGQFFFAYEFQTAIMGKLLEIDAYDQPGVELGKKVTYALMGREGYEEFSKEVKQKVEKKEKFIL; this is encoded by the coding sequence ATGAAAGGTATAAAATTTGATTTCACAAATATGTTTTATCCCAATATTGAAAAAGGAATAAAATATGAAGAGATAAATGAATATAAAGATAAAATAGAAAAAATAGTTTCTGAAATATTAGAAGAAGAACCAGGTTTTTTGAAACTTCCTAAAAATACAAAGTATTTGGATAAAATATTGGATATTCAGGAATGGGTTCAATCGTTCGAAAGTTTTGTAGTATTGGGTATTGGAGGTTCAGCATTAGGAAATATAGCGTTGCAAACAACACTAAATCCTTTAAATTATAACTATAGAAATGATAGAAAAACACCAAAAATATTTATTGTTGATAATGTGGATCCTGATTTTGTTGCTTCTGTTTTAGATCAAATAGATCCACACACTACATTGTTCAATGTTATTTCAAAATCAGGGACAACAGCAGAAGCTATGTCAAACTATCTTATTGCAAGAGGTATTCTAGAAAGTTATGGATTAGATCCTAAAAAACATATAGTATTTACAACTGATCCTGAAAATGGCATTTTAAGAAAAATTGCTCAAGAAGAAGGAATTGAAACTCTGGAAATTCCACCTGAAGTAGGTGGAAGATTTAGTGTTTTAACTCCAGTAGGATTATTATCCGCATTGGCGGGCGGTATAGATATAATCGATTTGTTAAATGGTGCGAAAACCATGCTTGAAAAAGTTTCAAATAAGAATATTTATGAAAATCCAGCTGCATTGAATGCGCTACTTCATTTCCTCTATTATAAAAAAGGTTATAATATATCAGTAATGATGCCATATTCTAACAAATTGTTGTTATTGGCTGATTGGTACAGACAATTATGGGCAGAAAGTTTAGGAAAGAAATATGATATAAATGGTGAAGTTGTAAATGTTGGTCAAACACCGGTAAAAGCATTAGGAGCAACTGATCAACATTCTCAAGTTCAATTGTATAATGAAGGACCAGATGATAAAATTATTACATTTATTAAATTAGAAAAATTCGAAAGGGATATAAAAATTCCGAAAATACATGAAGAATACTCTGCATTATCTTATCTTGGTGGAAAGACATTATCAGAGTTGCTGAATACAGAATTATTTGGAACGGAATATGCTTTAACAGAACATGGAAAACCGAACATGAAAGTAATTTTTCCAGAAATTAATGCTTTTAATGTTGGACAATTTTTCTTTGCATATGAATTTCAAACAGCAATTATGGGGAAATTATTGGAGATAGATGCATATGATCAGCCAGGAGTGGAATTAGGTAAAAAAGTTACATATGCTCTTATGGGAAGAGAAGGATATGAAGAATTTTCTAAAGAAGTGAAACAAAAAGTAGAGAAAAAGGAAAAGTTCATACTATGA
- a CDS encoding adenine phosphoribosyltransferase, with translation MNFEKYIRDIPDFPKPGIIFKDITPLLATPEAFREVIDAMAERVKDLDFDTILVPEARGFLFGSALAYKLGKKLVPVRKPGKLPYDVVEVSYSLEYGEAKIQMHKDALSKSEKVLIVDDVLATGGTIKAIETLVKKLEAEVSGVLCLIELSFLNPREKLSEVKVESILVY, from the coding sequence ATGAACTTTGAAAAGTATATTAGAGATATTCCTGATTTTCCGAAACCAGGTATTATATTTAAAGATATCACACCCTTATTGGCAACACCAGAGGCTTTTAGAGAAGTAATAGATGCTATGGCTGAAAGGGTAAAAGATTTAGATTTTGATACGATATTAGTTCCAGAAGCTAGAGGATTTTTATTTGGCTCAGCATTAGCTTATAAATTAGGGAAAAAATTAGTTCCTGTAAGAAAGCCTGGTAAGCTTCCTTACGATGTTGTAGAAGTATCTTATTCTTTGGAATATGGTGAAGCTAAGATACAAATGCATAAAGATGCTTTATCAAAAAGTGAAAAAGTTTTAATTGTGGATGATGTATTAGCTACAGGAGGCACTATAAAAGCAATAGAAACTTTAGTAAAAAAGTTAGAAGCAGAAGTTTCAGGTGTTTTATGTTTAATTGAACTGAGTTTTTTGAATCCAAGGGAAAAATTGTCTGAGGTTAAGGTAGAAAGTATATTGGTATATTAA
- a CDS encoding inorganic phosphate transporter — MFFYLLPAIFFGWSLGANDAANIFGTAVSNRVVKYRIATIISAIFILIGAILGGAKGIETISNVTSQSLLSGSISVLSAAITVTVMTYFGVPVSSSQAIVGSIMAVGLIEGGVNWGIITKLVLAWVGTPIGGAIFGYLSYIILSIPFNKIKSIYVKERVVQIATLVIGAYGAYSLGANNVANITGVFASSIGVSMAALIGGLAISFGVLTYSYKVMMTVGKQIIELDYFSALIAVLGESITVWIYALLGIPVSTSQAIVGAVIGAGYARGSRLANKKVLLKIVVAWVNTPVSAGLITSLIYFLFKVVFKINI; from the coding sequence ATGTTTTTCTATTTATTACCAGCGATATTTTTTGGCTGGTCTTTGGGAGCTAATGATGCAGCTAATATATTTGGAACAGCGGTATCTAATAGAGTAGTAAAGTATAGAATTGCTACTATAATATCTGCAATTTTTATTTTAATTGGAGCGATTTTAGGTGGAGCTAAAGGTATAGAAACAATTAGTAATGTAACATCCCAAAGTTTATTATCAGGTTCTATATCTGTATTATCCGCTGCAATTACAGTAACGGTAATGACTTATTTTGGTGTTCCGGTGTCTTCATCCCAAGCAATAGTTGGTTCTATAATGGCTGTTGGTTTAATAGAAGGTGGGGTTAATTGGGGAATTATAACTAAGCTTGTATTAGCATGGGTAGGAACCCCGATAGGCGGAGCTATTTTTGGTTATCTTTCATATATAATTTTGTCTATTCCATTTAATAAGATAAAATCTATTTATGTGAAAGAAAGAGTAGTTCAAATTGCTACTTTAGTTATTGGAGCATATGGAGCGTATTCATTAGGGGCAAATAATGTTGCGAATATTACAGGTGTATTTGCGAGTAGTATAGGAGTAAGTATGGCTGCATTAATAGGTGGTTTAGCAATATCTTTTGGAGTTTTAACCTATAGTTATAAAGTTATGATGACAGTTGGAAAACAAATAATAGAACTTGATTATTTTTCTGCTCTTATTGCTGTATTGGGTGAGTCAATAACAGTATGGATATATGCGTTATTGGGTATTCCAGTTTCAACTTCCCAGGCAATAGTAGGAGCTGTAATAGGTGCAGGATATGCAAGAGGGTCAAGATTGGCAAATAAAAAAGTATTATTAAAGATAGTAGTTGCATGGGTGAATACTCCAGTATCAGCAGGTTTAATTACGTCTTTAATATATTTTCTATTTAAAGTTGTTTTTAAAATAAATATTTAG
- the coaE gene encoding dephospho-CoA kinase (Dephospho-CoA kinase (CoaE) performs the final step in coenzyme A biosynthesis.), which yields MKIIGITGYAGSGKSTIARILRNLGYVVIDLDVEGHEILKEDETKKKLEKFFGKKIFENNEIRRDKLAKIVFENKNKLELLNSILHPIIKERVKNKIKKSDEEIIFIDGALIEKIGLDEICDYIIFIESSEEKRLKRLVELRKIPVRKAKNIIDSQRNIKYKYDFKIVNNNGLDVIKKELLKILKKI from the coding sequence ATGAAAATAATAGGTATAACAGGATACGCTGGTAGCGGAAAAAGCACAATAGCCAGGATTCTTAGGAATCTTGGCTATGTTGTTATAGATTTAGACGTTGAAGGACATGAAATTCTTAAAGAAGACGAAACTAAAAAGAAATTAGAAAAATTTTTTGGTAAAAAAATATTTGAAAATAATGAAATTAGAAGAGATAAATTGGCGAAGATTGTATTTGAAAATAAGAATAAATTAGAATTATTGAATTCAATATTACATCCAATAATAAAGGAAAGAGTGAAAAATAAAATAAAAAAAAGTGACGAAGAAATAATATTTATTGATGGAGCTTTAATTGAAAAGATAGGTTTGGATGAAATCTGTGATTATATTATTTTTATAGAATCTTCAGAAGAAAAAAGATTAAAGCGTCTTGTAGAATTACGAAAAATACCTGTAAGAAAAGCAAAAAATATTATAGATTCTCAAAGAAATATAAAATATAAATATGACTTTAAAATAGTTAATAATAATGGATTAGATGTAATTAAAAAAGAATTATTAAAAATACTAAAAAAAATTTAA
- a CDS encoding flagellin — MRIGNNYLNQTNRLSNLSNLLLQRSQQLASGNRLVNAAVDPAGFTIAQRLNTQFRSAYQAVRDIYDGIGALNVADQGVSSIQDTLNRMKELATRAANDTLPEEARSAIQEEFNQLKQGITDTVRETQYNNQQLLNGEFNAELPLDTTGKNNLNVEIQDMRPDALNLENINLTTQEGAENALNTLENALDQVNGTRTQIGSYVNRLGKAAENLLNTAENAGTGEERIAGADMARTMAEYMRNQNLRQMTSMLLGQTGQLNAASVLNILQSP, encoded by the coding sequence ATGAGAATTGGTAATAATTATTTGAATCAAACGAACAGATTATCAAATTTATCAAATTTATTGCTACAGAGATCTCAACAGCTTGCAAGTGGAAATAGATTGGTTAATGCAGCAGTGGATCCTGCGGGATTTACTATAGCCCAAAGGTTAAATACACAGTTTAGATCGGCATATCAGGCTGTAAGAGATATTTATGATGGAATTGGAGCATTGAATGTAGCAGATCAAGGTGTTTCATCAATTCAAGATACATTAAACAGGATGAAAGAGTTGGCTACAAGAGCAGCAAATGATACTTTGCCAGAAGAAGCAAGGAGTGCAATTCAAGAAGAATTTAATCAATTAAAACAGGGAATTACTGACACTGTAAGAGAAACACAATATAATAATCAGCAGTTGTTAAATGGGGAGTTTAATGCAGAGCTTCCATTGGATACAACGGGGAAAAACAATTTAAATGTTGAAATTCAAGACATGAGACCAGATGCACTTAATTTGGAAAATATAAATTTAACTACTCAAGAAGGAGCGGAAAATGCGTTAAATACATTGGAGAATGCTTTAGACCAGGTAAATGGTACAAGAACTCAGATTGGTTCATATGTGAATAGATTGGGAAAAGCGGCAGAAAATCTTTTAAATACAGCTGAAAATGCTGGAACAGGTGAAGAAAGAATAGCAGGAGCAGATATGGCAAGGACAATGGCAGAATACATGCGAAATCAGAATTTACGACAAATGACATCTATGTTATTAGGTC